The following are encoded in a window of Fulvia fulva chromosome 7, complete sequence genomic DNA:
- a CDS encoding Enoyl-[acyl-carrier-protein] reductase, mitochondrial: MSSITMAPSRAFTSRSRAILSSLRPTTTTTFTPQRRHISAFGYEQAKALVLSGFGEPKDVLRLHGHSISPPSGGLLTLKFLASPINPADINQIQGVYPTKPTWTTSLSPPDPIAVGGNEGVAEVISKGNNVKGIENGDWVILKKQGFGTWRTHAQTTADQLFPIKNRDGLKPEQVGTVSVNPCTAYRMLKDIVQLNEGEWFMQNGANSGVGRAAIQLGRLWGYKSINVVRKRESGHEELVNDLKSLGADVVVTEEELKSKDFRDKVKQFTNGGREPIRLGLNCVGGALVNDMAKHLSANSPMVTYGAMSKQPVNLPMGLLIFKNISFNGFWVSRWSDKYPDQKEACVNEILELTRQGKFQDIPTQKTTWNHDTKQDVLVDAVQGTLEGYRKGKGIFVFGDT; this comes from the coding sequence ATGTCATCAATCACAATGGCACCGTCAAGAGCATTCACATCCCGCTCTCGGGCCATCCTCAGCTCCCTCCGTCCCACCACCACTACCACTTTCACGCCCCAACGCCGACACATCTCAGCCTTCGGCTACGAACAAGCAAAAGCTCTCGTCCTGAGCGGCTTCGGCGAACCCAAAGATGTCCTCCGCCTTCACGGCCACAGCATCTCACCACCATCCGGTGGTCTCCTCACCTTAAAGTTCCTCGCCTCCCCCATCAACCCAGCCGACATCAACCAGATCCAAGGTGTCTACCCCACCAAACCCACCTGGACAACCTCCCTCTCACCACCTGATCCCATAGCAGTAGGGGGCAATGAAGGTGTCGCTGAAGTGATCAGCAAGGGAAACAATGTGAAAGGCATCGAGAACGGTGACTGGGTCATTTTGAAGAAGCAAGGGTTCGGAACGTGGAGGACACATGCGCAGACAACGGCAGATCAGTTGTTCCCCATCAAGAACCGGGATGGACTGAAGCCGGAGCAGGTTGGGACTGTTAGTGTCAATCCTTGCACGGCGTATCGCATGTTGAAGGACATTGTGCAGCTGAACGAAGGAGAGTGGTTCATGCAGAATGGAGCCAACTCTGGTGTGGGGAGGGCTGCAATACAGCTGGGACGGCTGTGGGGATACAAGAGCATTAATGTTGTGCGGAAGAGGGAGAGCGGTCATGAGGAACTTGTGAACGATCTCAAGAGTCTTGGTGCGGATGTAGTCGTCACCGAGGAGGAGCTGAAGAGTAAAGACTTCAGGGATAAGGTCAAGCAGTTCACAAATGGCGGGAGGGAGCCGATAAGACTGGGACTGAACTGCGTCGGCGGAGCCCTCGTAAACGACATGGCGAAGCACCTATCCGCGAACAGTCCTATGGTGACATACGGTGCAATGTCGAAGCAGCCAGTCAACTTGCCAATGGGTCTGCTCATTTTCAAGAACATCAGCTTTAATGGCTTTTGGGTTAGCAGGTGGAGTGACAAGTACCCAGATCAGAAGGAGGCGTGTGTCAATGAGATCTTGGAGTTGACGAGGCAGGGCAAGTTCCAAGATATTCCGACGCAGAAGACTACGTGGAATCATGATACGAAACAGGATGTGCTTGTGGATGCTGTACAAGGGACTTTGGAGGGGTATCGGAAAGGGAAGGGAATCTTCGTTTTTGGTGATACGTAA